The Lysobacter sp. genome includes a window with the following:
- the purF gene encoding amidophosphoribosyltransferase — translation MCGILGIVGTSDVAAALYDGLTVLQHRGQDAAGIATANGTQVRLHKGNGLVRDAFDAKAMALLQGRVGIGHCRYPTAGSEGSDEAQPFYVNSPFGIALAHNGNLINTDTLRREVFEQDRRNVNTESDSEVLLNVFAHELDKQRVLTPDAAFRAVEGVTRRAKGGYAVVAVVLGLGLVAFRDPHGIRPLVLGRRDSDAGSEYAVASESVALDILGFDRVRDIAPGEAVVITPRGELYSRQCADGELRPCIFEFVYFARPDSMMDEISVHKARMRMGVTLGEKILRLRPKHDIDVVIPIPDTSRDAALEIANTLGVKYREGFIKNRYVGRTFIMPGQGERVKSVRRKLNPIPLEFRNRVVLLVDDSIVRGTTSQQIVQMARDAGAKKVYLASAAPPVRFPNVYGIDMPSPEELVAHGRTEEEVQTLLGCDWLIYQDLADLEAAVAGPKFPGRKFDSSCFDGEYVTGIEPGYFERIQQLRSDEAKKKRRLAS, via the coding sequence ATGTGCGGCATTCTCGGCATCGTCGGTACGTCCGACGTCGCGGCAGCGCTCTACGACGGGCTGACCGTGCTCCAGCATCGCGGCCAGGACGCTGCAGGCATCGCCACCGCCAACGGCACCCAGGTGCGCCTGCACAAGGGCAACGGTCTGGTGCGCGACGCGTTCGACGCGAAAGCGATGGCATTGCTGCAGGGGCGCGTGGGCATCGGCCACTGCCGCTATCCCACTGCCGGCAGCGAAGGCAGCGACGAGGCGCAGCCGTTCTACGTGAATTCGCCGTTCGGCATCGCGCTCGCGCACAACGGCAACCTGATCAATACCGACACGCTGCGGCGCGAAGTCTTCGAGCAGGATCGCCGCAACGTCAACACCGAATCCGATTCCGAAGTGCTGCTCAACGTGTTCGCGCACGAACTGGACAAGCAGCGCGTGCTCACGCCCGACGCCGCGTTTCGCGCGGTCGAAGGCGTGACCCGCCGTGCGAAGGGCGGTTACGCGGTGGTGGCGGTGGTGCTCGGCCTCGGTCTGGTCGCATTCCGCGACCCGCACGGCATCCGTCCGCTGGTGCTGGGTCGGCGCGATTCCGACGCCGGCAGCGAATATGCGGTCGCTTCCGAATCGGTGGCGCTGGACATCCTCGGCTTCGACCGCGTGCGCGACATCGCGCCAGGCGAAGCGGTGGTGATCACCCCGCGCGGCGAGCTGTATTCCCGCCAGTGCGCCGATGGCGAGCTGCGGCCGTGCATCTTCGAATTCGTGTATTTCGCGCGACCCGACTCGATGATGGACGAGATCTCGGTGCACAAGGCGCGCATGCGCATGGGCGTGACCCTCGGCGAGAAGATCCTGCGCCTGCGCCCGAAGCACGACATCGATGTGGTGATCCCGATTCCCGACACCTCCCGCGACGCCGCGCTGGAAATCGCGAACACGCTCGGCGTGAAATACCGCGAAGGCTTCATCAAGAACCGCTATGTCGGTCGGACCTTCATCATGCCGGGGCAGGGCGAACGGGTGAAATCCGTGCGCCGCAAGCTCAATCCGATTCCATTGGAATTCCGCAATCGCGTCGTGCTGCTGGTCGACGATTCCATCGTCCGCGGCACCACTTCGCAGCAGATCGTGCAGATGGCGCGCGATGCCGGCGCGAAGAAGGTCTATCTCGCCTCCGCCGCGCCGCCGGTGCGTTTCCCGAACGTTTATGGCATCGACATGCCGTCGCCGGAAGAACTGGTCGCCCACGGTCGCACCGAGGAAGAGGTGCAGACCCTGCTCGGCTGCGATTGGTTGATCTACCAGGACTTGGCCGATCTCGAAGCCGCCGTCGCCGGCCCGAAGTTTCCCGGCAGAAAGTTCGACAGCTCCTGTTTCGACGGCGAATACGTCACCGGCATCGAGCCCGGCTACTTCGAGCGCATCCAGCAACTGCGTTCGGACGAGGCGAAGAAGAAGCGGCGGCTGGCGAGCTGA
- a CDS encoding ferritin-like domain-containing protein yields the protein MNSLFNAADACLHASAPEDKIARTFATADAFLRGELVIVDNAPLPEPIRMPGRPGRPELVHPRELPRRGFGSTEGRAAFVHSIAHIEFNAIDLAWDAVYRFREMPHDFYADWVSVANDEARHFTMLRKRLNEFGHDYGDFDAHNGLWEMAEKTAHSGLERMALVPRVLEARGLDVTPGMIAKLRQIGDDATADILEIILREEVGHVAAGSRWYRWCCEREGVEPEATFRRLLTEYGRGVLYGPFNLEARSAAGFSEAELMALQSAVEGVL from the coding sequence ATGAATTCATTATTCAACGCCGCTGACGCCTGTCTCCACGCTTCGGCGCCGGAGGACAAGATCGCGCGTACGTTCGCAACAGCGGACGCCTTCTTGCGCGGCGAACTTGTCATCGTCGACAACGCGCCATTGCCCGAACCGATCCGCATGCCCGGGCGCCCTGGGCGACCTGAACTCGTGCATCCGCGCGAACTGCCGCGTCGCGGGTTCGGCAGCACCGAAGGCCGCGCGGCGTTCGTCCATTCCATCGCGCATATCGAATTCAACGCGATCGATCTTGCGTGGGATGCGGTCTATCGCTTCCGCGAGATGCCGCATGATTTCTACGCCGACTGGGTGAGCGTCGCCAACGACGAAGCCCGGCATTTCACGATGCTGCGCAAGCGGCTCAATGAATTCGGCCACGACTACGGCGATTTCGACGCCCACAACGGCTTGTGGGAAATGGCCGAGAAGACCGCGCACAGCGGACTGGAACGGATGGCGCTCGTGCCTCGCGTGCTGGAAGCGCGCGGCCTCGACGTGACGCCGGGCATGATCGCCAAGCTGCGCCAGATCGGCGACGATGCCACCGCCGATATCCTCGAAATCATCCTGCGCGAAGAAGTGGGCCATGTTGCCGCAGGTTCGCGCTGGTACCGTTGGTGCTGCGAACGAGAAGGCGTGGAACCGGAAGCGACGTTCCGTCGCCTGTTGACCGAATACGGTCGCGGCGTGCTCTACGGTCCGTTCAATCTCGAAGCGCGCAGCGCGGCCGGCTTCAGCGAAGCGGAATTGATGGCATTGCAGAGTGCGGTCGAAGGCGTTTTGTAG
- the lpxH gene encoding UDP-2,3-diacylglucosamine diphosphatase, which translates to MATFFISDLHLDSERPEITRLFGDFIDGEARGADALYILGDLFEAWVGDDDPSEPGAFVASKLRALADNGVPVYFQHGNRDFLVGRDFARRAGITLLSENAVIMLHGKPVLLMHGDTLCTDDHAYQAFRAQTRDPAWRAQFLAQPLAARLAFAAQARTASQQRQQAMKQDDRAQFEAVTDVSADAVRETFARYGIDTIIHGHTHRPAIHVLDVDGRNCERIVLGDWYTQGSVLRADAGGMQLSALPL; encoded by the coding sequence ATGGCCACTTTCTTCATTTCCGATCTTCACCTCGATTCCGAGCGCCCGGAGATCACCCGTCTGTTCGGCGACTTCATCGACGGCGAGGCCCGCGGCGCCGATGCGCTGTACATCCTCGGGGACCTGTTCGAGGCCTGGGTCGGCGACGATGATCCATCCGAACCCGGCGCATTCGTCGCCTCGAAACTGCGCGCACTGGCCGACAACGGCGTGCCGGTGTATTTCCAGCACGGCAATCGCGATTTCCTGGTCGGGCGCGATTTCGCGCGGCGCGCAGGCATCACGCTGCTGTCGGAAAACGCGGTGATCATGCTCCATGGCAAGCCGGTATTGCTGATGCACGGCGACACCCTGTGCACCGACGATCATGCCTATCAGGCGTTCCGCGCGCAGACCCGCGACCCGGCGTGGCGCGCGCAGTTCCTCGCGCAGCCATTGGCCGCGCGCCTGGCGTTCGCCGCGCAGGCACGCACGGCAAGCCAGCAGCGGCAGCAGGCGATGAAGCAGGACGACCGCGCGCAGTTCGAGGCGGTCACCGATGTATCGGCCGATGCGGTCCGCGAAACGTTCGCCCGCTACGGCATCGATACGATCATCCACGGCCACACCCATCGTCCTGCGATCCATGTGCTCGATGTCGATGGCCGGAACTGCGAGCGTATCGTGCTCGGCGACTGGTATACGCAGGGCTCGGTGCTGCGCGCCGACGCAGGCGGCATGCAATTGTCGGCATTGCCTTTGTAG
- the gltX gene encoding glutamate--tRNA ligase, which produces MTIRTRFAPSPTGYLHIGGARTALYCWLASRHSGGQFVLRIEDTDQERSTQGAIDAILDAMDWLGLGYDEGPIYQTQRLDRYREVAEQMVAAGTAYYAYETKEELDAIREAAMAAKQKPRYNGAYRERNAGFRDDPNRVIRFKNPLDGVVSWDDKVKGTIEFANTELDDLVIFRSDGYPTYNFAVVVDDVDMRITDVVRGDDHVNNTPRQINIYRALIQMGVPALVPNFAHLPMILDESGAKLSKRTGAADVMQYRDGGYLPHALLNYLVRLGWSHGDQEIFSIDEMIRLFELHDVNPSASRLDMAKLGWLNQQYLKSDDPAAVARHLEWHLQQQGYDLSQGPAPADVVVALRDRVQTLKDMAERAGIWYRPLTEYDEAAVAKHLKPETAAALTDARDRFAGLDTWTADSVSAALHATAEALGVGMGKVAQPMRVAITGTQVSPDISHTVYLAGQAQAVARIDVALAKIAG; this is translated from the coding sequence ATGACCATCCGCACCCGCTTCGCTCCCAGCCCGACCGGCTATCTGCACATCGGCGGCGCCCGCACTGCGCTCTACTGCTGGCTCGCTTCGCGCCACAGCGGTGGCCAGTTCGTGCTGAGGATCGAGGACACCGACCAGGAGCGAAGCACCCAGGGCGCGATCGATGCGATTCTCGACGCGATGGACTGGCTGGGTCTGGGCTACGACGAGGGCCCGATCTACCAGACCCAGCGGCTTGATCGTTACCGCGAAGTCGCCGAGCAGATGGTCGCCGCCGGCACCGCCTACTACGCCTACGAGACCAAGGAGGAACTCGATGCCATTCGCGAGGCGGCGATGGCGGCGAAGCAGAAGCCGCGCTACAACGGCGCGTATCGCGAGCGGAATGCCGGTTTCCGCGACGATCCCAACCGGGTGATCCGCTTCAAGAATCCGCTCGACGGCGTGGTGTCGTGGGACGACAAGGTGAAGGGGACGATCGAGTTCGCCAACACCGAGCTCGACGACCTGGTGATTTTCCGCTCCGATGGCTACCCGACCTACAACTTCGCGGTGGTGGTGGACGATGTCGACATGCGCATCACCGATGTGGTGCGCGGCGACGACCACGTCAACAACACGCCGCGACAGATCAACATCTATCGCGCGCTGATTCAAATGGGCGTTCCCGCCCTAGTGCCGAATTTCGCGCACTTGCCGATGATTCTCGACGAGAGCGGCGCCAAACTGTCCAAACGCACCGGCGCCGCCGACGTGATGCAGTATCGCGATGGCGGCTATCTGCCGCATGCGCTGCTGAACTATCTGGTCCGCCTGGGCTGGTCGCATGGCGACCAGGAAATCTTCTCGATCGACGAGATGATCCGTCTGTTCGAGTTGCACGACGTGAACCCCAGCGCGTCGCGACTGGACATGGCCAAACTCGGCTGGCTCAACCAGCAGTATCTGAAGAGCGACGATCCGGCAGCGGTCGCGCGACATCTCGAATGGCATCTGCAGCAGCAGGGCTACGATCTGTCGCAGGGCCCGGCCCCGGCGGACGTGGTGGTGGCGCTGCGCGATCGGGTGCAGACCTTGAAGGACATGGCCGAACGCGCCGGCATCTGGTACCGCCCGCTGACCGAATACGACGAGGCGGCGGTCGCCAAGCATCTCAAGCCCGAGACTGCGGCAGCGCTGACCGATGCCCGCGACCGCTTCGCCGGGCTCGACACCTGGACGGCCGACAGCGTGAGTGCCGCGCTGCATGCCACCGCCGAGGCGCTGGGGGTGGGCATGGGCAAGGTCGCGCAACCGATGCGGGTGGCGATCACCGGCACCCAGGTGAGCCCGGACATCTCGCACACGGTCTATCTGGCCGGGCAGGCGCAGGCGGTGGCGCGGATCGACGTCGCCTTGGCGAAGATCGCAGGCTGA
- a CDS encoding transcriptional repressor gives MPRACTDPHHHVHDAPSFVDAVERACRERGLRLTPIRARVLGFIARQGKPIKAYDLLEQLRVDNARIDKSDDEDSSGAAAPPTVYRALDFLLANGFIHKLESVNAFVACHHPSTAQHSVPFLICDRCHSAVELEDMDVVSALDERARDLGFEPKAQTLEVHGICARCAEAA, from the coding sequence ATGCCACGCGCCTGCACCGATCCCCACCACCACGTCCACGACGCACCGAGCTTCGTGGACGCGGTCGAACGCGCCTGCCGGGAGCGCGGTCTTCGACTGACCCCGATCCGCGCACGGGTGCTCGGGTTCATCGCCCGGCAGGGCAAGCCGATCAAGGCCTACGATCTGCTCGAACAGCTGCGGGTCGACAACGCCCGCATCGACAAGAGCGACGACGAAGACAGCTCCGGCGCCGCTGCGCCGCCGACCGTGTATCGCGCGCTGGATTTCCTGCTTGCCAACGGCTTCATCCATAAATTGGAATCGGTGAACGCATTCGTCGCGTGCCACCATCCGAGCACCGCGCAGCACTCGGTCCCGTTCCTGATCTGCGATCGCTGCCACAGCGCGGTGGAGCTGGAGGATATGGACGTCGTCTCCGCGCTCGACGAGCGCGCACGCGATCTGGGCTTCGAGCCGAAGGCGCAGACCCTGGAAGTGCACGGCATTTGCGCGCGATGCGCTGAGGCCGCCTGA
- a CDS encoding TonB-dependent receptor encodes MHNSFRYVRTPLFVAICLAASVANATEPSTMSDPRHDPAEELDTIVVTANPLRLTAEALSQPVDVLAGEQLDQAKSATLGETLDKLPGVQTSNFGAGVGRPIIRGLDGPRVGVLSGGLSSQDVSTISQDHATAVEPFLADQIEVLKGPATLLYGSGAIGGVVNVVDGRIAERRLDETFGGRAELRYDSVDNGRTAMARVDASGADGALVLHADGVYRDQDDYDIPDGKQRNSFVETRTGALGASYIGADGFIGVSASRYDNRYGNPGEPGDPSAGEGGVSLDMLQNRFELKTGINRDFWIFDGLRGSFASTNYEHTEFEGAAVGTVFTNDANEGRLELTHKPIANWTGAIGFQTGDRVFEAVGEEAFVPRTKTRSRGLFWMEHGQWDALQVDLGVRADRVSSDAAGLRRRSFTPMSLSAGALWRFNDAWRVTLNLDRAERAPAEEELFADGPHAATASYEIGEPGLREERANQAEVGLHYHGARFEAKAALYATRFDGFIYLADTGTFTPPEPGADPLPIRQWSQADAKFQGMEAEFIAHLLDNERGKLDLRAFGDHVRGELDSGENLPRVVPSRFGVDLNWNADRWRVALGATRVMRQNNVAPDETATDGHTLIDAHFAWHWDVNDYGGEVFVDGSNLGDVDARVHTSFLKDNVVLPGRNFGLGVRLFF; translated from the coding sequence ATGCACAACTCTTTCCGTTACGTGCGTACCCCGCTCTTCGTCGCCATCTGTCTGGCGGCATCGGTGGCCAATGCGACCGAGCCCTCGACGATGAGCGACCCCAGGCACGACCCTGCCGAAGAACTCGATACCATCGTCGTCACCGCCAACCCCCTGCGCCTCACCGCCGAAGCGCTGAGCCAGCCGGTGGACGTGCTGGCCGGTGAGCAGTTGGATCAAGCCAAGTCGGCCACCCTGGGCGAAACGCTGGACAAACTGCCCGGCGTACAGACTTCGAATTTCGGCGCCGGCGTCGGTCGCCCGATCATCCGCGGACTGGACGGCCCGCGCGTCGGCGTGCTGTCCGGCGGCCTCAGCAGTCAGGATGTATCGACGATCAGCCAGGATCATGCGACAGCAGTCGAGCCCTTCCTGGCCGACCAGATCGAGGTGCTCAAAGGCCCCGCCACACTGCTCTACGGCAGCGGCGCGATCGGCGGCGTGGTCAATGTGGTCGATGGCCGTATCGCCGAGCGCCGTCTCGACGAAACCTTCGGCGGTCGCGCCGAACTCCGCTACGACAGCGTCGACAACGGGCGTACCGCGATGGCCCGGGTCGACGCGTCCGGCGCCGACGGCGCGCTGGTGCTGCATGCCGACGGTGTGTATCGCGACCAGGACGACTACGACATCCCTGACGGCAAGCAACGCAACAGCTTCGTCGAAACCCGCACCGGCGCGCTGGGCGCGTCGTACATCGGCGCGGATGGTTTCATCGGCGTGTCGGCATCGCGTTACGACAACCGCTACGGCAATCCCGGCGAGCCGGGCGATCCGTCCGCCGGCGAAGGCGGCGTCTCGCTGGACATGCTGCAGAACCGCTTCGAACTGAAGACCGGGATCAACCGCGATTTCTGGATCTTCGACGGCCTGCGCGGCAGCTTCGCAAGCACGAACTACGAACACACCGAATTCGAAGGCGCTGCCGTCGGCACGGTCTTCACCAACGACGCCAACGAAGGCCGGCTCGAACTCACCCACAAACCTATCGCGAACTGGACCGGCGCCATCGGCTTCCAGACGGGCGATCGTGTGTTCGAAGCGGTCGGAGAAGAAGCCTTCGTGCCGCGCACCAAGACCCGTTCGCGCGGCCTGTTCTGGATGGAGCACGGCCAGTGGGATGCGCTGCAGGTCGATCTGGGTGTCCGCGCCGACCGCGTGAGCAGCGACGCGGCAGGCCTGCGACGTCGCAGTTTCACGCCGATGAGCCTGTCCGCCGGCGCACTGTGGCGTTTCAACGATGCCTGGCGCGTAACCCTGAATCTGGATCGCGCCGAACGCGCGCCCGCAGAGGAAGAATTGTTCGCCGATGGCCCGCATGCGGCGACCGCGTCGTACGAGATCGGCGAACCGGGACTGCGCGAAGAACGCGCGAATCAGGCCGAGGTCGGCCTGCATTACCACGGCGCGCGTTTCGAAGCGAAAGCGGCGCTCTACGCCACGCGCTTCGACGGCTTCATTTATCTCGCCGACACCGGCACGTTCACCCCGCCGGAACCCGGCGCTGATCCGTTGCCGATCCGCCAGTGGTCGCAGGCCGACGCGAAATTCCAGGGGATGGAAGCCGAATTCATCGCGCACCTGCTGGACAACGAACGCGGCAAGCTGGATCTGCGCGCGTTCGGCGATCACGTCCGCGGCGAGCTGGACAGCGGCGAAAACCTGCCGCGCGTCGTACCGTCGCGTTTCGGCGTGGACTTGAATTGGAACGCCGATCGCTGGCGCGTCGCCCTCGGCGCAACCCGGGTCATGCGCCAGAACAACGTGGCTCCGGACGAAACCGCGACCGACGGCCATACCCTCATCGATGCCCACTTCGCATGGCATTGGGACGTGAACGACTACGGTGGAGAAGTCTTCGTCGACGGCAGCAACCTGGGCGATGTCGACGCCCGGGTGCACACCTCATTCCTGAAGGACAACGTCGTATTGCCGGGCCGGAATTTCGGGCTCGGCGTGCGCCTGTTCTTCTGA
- a CDS encoding MerC family mercury resistance protein yields the protein MPHSPAALSKADHLGFAASLLCAVHCALFPLALALLPSLGLQSVGWVDLDQAFVVFATVLGTTTLTLGWRRHRAFRAWAVLLPGLLLVWLASFSGLHQHTLGHALVMTLGGTLLAAGHWLNLRLTHAAEANGGSKPCARASAE from the coding sequence ATGCCCCATTCCCCTGCTGCCTTGTCCAAAGCCGACCATCTCGGGTTTGCCGCGTCATTGCTCTGCGCCGTGCACTGCGCGCTGTTTCCGCTCGCGCTGGCGCTGTTGCCATCCCTTGGTTTGCAGTCCGTCGGCTGGGTCGATCTGGACCAGGCTTTCGTCGTGTTCGCAACGGTGCTGGGCACGACCACGCTGACGCTGGGCTGGCGTCGGCATCGGGCGTTTCGCGCCTGGGCGGTGCTGCTGCCGGGATTGCTGCTGGTCTGGCTGGCGTCATTCAGTGGGCTGCATCAACACACCCTCGGCCATGCGCTGGTGATGACGCTCGGCGGCACCCTGTTGGCGGCCGGTCATTGGCTCAATCTGCGGCTCACCCATGCAGCGGAAGCGAACGGTGGCTCGAAGCCATGCGCGCGGGCCAGCGCTGAATGA
- a CDS encoding zinc ABC transporter solute-binding protein — protein sequence MKPIAIPVLLVAALLAAPAQAKLKVFACEPEWGSLVRELAGDKVDVDVATSALQDVHVIEAKPSLIAKMRAADLLVCTGAQLEIGWLPQLLRQSGNTRVASGPGSFMAAAQVKTLEKPTTLDRANGDVHPDGNPHIHLDPRRVLIVAQRLDARLAQLDPANAAVYQQRLGDFSTRWTAAMKRWQTRAAPLRGRKVVVHHISWVYLWDWLGIQQIGALEPKPSVPPTSAHLSGLIATTKAVNTLAIVNAAYQDGKPSAWLSQRTGVPAVTLPYTVGGDAQAKDLFGLFDSTIDKLLGAAK from the coding sequence ATGAAACCGATCGCGATTCCCGTCCTGCTGGTCGCCGCGTTGTTGGCCGCACCGGCGCAAGCCAAGTTGAAGGTTTTCGCCTGCGAACCGGAATGGGGTTCGCTGGTGCGCGAACTCGCTGGCGACAAGGTCGATGTCGATGTCGCGACCTCCGCGCTGCAGGATGTGCATGTGATCGAGGCCAAACCCAGCCTGATCGCCAAGATGCGCGCCGCCGATCTGCTGGTGTGTACCGGCGCGCAGCTGGAAATCGGCTGGTTGCCGCAGCTGCTGCGCCAGTCGGGCAATACCAGAGTCGCTTCGGGACCCGGTTCGTTCATGGCTGCCGCGCAGGTGAAAACCCTCGAAAAGCCGACAACGCTCGATCGCGCCAACGGCGACGTGCACCCGGACGGCAATCCGCATATCCATCTCGACCCGCGTCGCGTGCTGATCGTCGCGCAGCGGCTCGATGCCCGTCTGGCGCAGCTTGATCCGGCCAATGCTGCGGTCTATCAGCAGCGTCTGGGCGACTTCTCCACGCGCTGGACGGCGGCGATGAAGCGTTGGCAGACCAGGGCGGCGCCGCTGCGCGGTCGCAAAGTCGTGGTCCACCACATCAGCTGGGTGTACTTGTGGGATTGGCTCGGCATCCAGCAGATCGGCGCGCTGGAACCCAAGCCCAGCGTGCCGCCGACCAGCGCGCATCTTTCCGGTCTGATCGCGACCACCAAGGCCGTGAATACGCTGGCGATCGTCAACGCCGCCTACCAGGACGGCAAACCGTCCGCCTGGTTGTCGCAGCGTACCGGCGTGCCGGCGGTGACCCTGCCGTATACGGTAGGGGGCGATGCGCAGGCGAAGGATCTGTTCGGCCTGTTCGATTCGACCATCGACAAACTGCTCGGCGCGGCGAAATGA
- a CDS encoding metal ABC transporter permease yields MSPNWEGLDPGILGPACVAGLIVLSTHVPLGRQVLSRGIIFIDLAIAQIAGLGVILAQYLGIGEHGLGVELAAAAAALLGSGLLAWTDRRWPEYQEPLIGTLFVLAATGGLLLLANNPQGGEHLKDLLVGQILWVSYEQLLPAAILSAVLLAVLWLRGGELRGLLFYALFALAITVSVQLVGVYLVFASLIVPALATVRMRGKARIVAAYIIGALGYALGLVLSAILDLPSGAMIVWTLAGCALLAQWLPLPRDSRPPTSADAA; encoded by the coding sequence ATGAGTCCCAACTGGGAAGGTCTGGATCCCGGTATCCTCGGCCCGGCCTGCGTCGCCGGGCTGATCGTGTTGTCGACCCATGTCCCCCTGGGGCGTCAAGTGCTGTCGCGCGGCATCATCTTCATCGATCTGGCGATCGCGCAGATCGCGGGTCTGGGCGTGATCCTCGCCCAGTATCTGGGCATCGGCGAGCACGGTCTGGGTGTGGAACTGGCCGCCGCCGCCGCCGCGCTGCTGGGCTCCGGCCTGTTGGCATGGACCGACCGGCGCTGGCCCGAATACCAGGAGCCGCTGATCGGCACCCTGTTCGTGCTGGCGGCCACCGGCGGCCTGCTGCTGCTCGCGAACAATCCGCAGGGCGGCGAACACCTCAAAGACCTGCTCGTCGGGCAGATCCTGTGGGTCAGTTACGAGCAGCTATTGCCAGCGGCGATCTTGTCTGCGGTCCTGCTGGCGGTGCTGTGGCTGCGCGGCGGCGAGTTGCGGGGCCTGCTGTTCTATGCGCTGTTCGCACTGGCGATCACCGTATCGGTACAGCTGGTCGGTGTGTATCTGGTGTTCGCCAGCCTGATCGTGCCGGCCCTGGCGACCGTCCGCATGCGCGGAAAAGCCCGCATCGTCGCCGCTTACATCATCGGGGCGCTCGGTTATGCGCTCGGGCTCGTGCTGTCGGCCATTCTCGACCTCCCCAGCGGCGCGATGATCGTCTGGACCCTGGCCGGCTGCGCGCTGTTGGCGCAATGGTTGCCGTTGCCGCGCGATTCGCGCCCACCAACGTCTGCCGATGCCGCCTGA
- a CDS encoding MerC domain-containing protein encodes MPPDLRRRRLLDRIGATGSLLCAAHCALLPLLIVLLPTFGVAAWLKEDFEVWFVLFATLVGVFSMVIGYRRHRVIRAFRLLLLGLSGLWIGVLYPPLHASVWLHALVMATGGTLVALAHLANLRLDHAHVHGPGCAHEPGSPGLR; translated from the coding sequence ATGCCGCCTGATCTTCGCCGCCGCCGTCTCCTCGACCGGATCGGAGCGACCGGATCGCTGCTGTGCGCGGCCCACTGCGCGCTGTTGCCGCTGTTGATCGTGTTGCTGCCCACTTTCGGCGTGGCGGCCTGGTTGAAAGAGGATTTCGAGGTCTGGTTCGTGCTGTTCGCAACGCTGGTCGGCGTGTTCAGCATGGTCATCGGCTATCGCCGCCATCGGGTCATCCGTGCCTTCAGATTGCTGCTGCTGGGTCTGTCGGGGCTCTGGATCGGTGTGCTGTACCCGCCGTTGCATGCGTCGGTGTGGCTGCATGCGCTGGTCATGGCCACCGGCGGGACTCTGGTGGCGCTGGCGCATCTGGCCAATCTCCGGCTCGACCACGCCCATGTCCACGGCCCCGGGTGCGCGCATGAGCCCGGATCGCCGGGTCTGCGGTGA
- a CDS encoding 30S ribosomal protein THX produces MGKGDRKTAKGKRYNSSYGNARLQVSKKATGAAAAPVVKKSAAKPAVTKKAVAKKVAAK; encoded by the coding sequence ATGGGTAAAGGCGACCGCAAGACGGCCAAAGGCAAGCGTTACAACTCCAGCTACGGCAACGCCCGTCTGCAGGTTTCGAAGAAGGCGACCGGCGCCGCCGCCGCGCCTGTCGTGAAAAAATCCGCTGCCAAGCCGGCCGTGACCAAGAAAGCCGTGGCCAAGAAGGTCGCTGCCAAGTAA
- a CDS encoding radical SAM protein, protein MDAPQIPASQLSALEDGLPSALSLLYRGRLSSCNYDCDYCPFAKTRDSRATLQRDAADLARFVDWAARQTTTLSILFTPWGEGLVRKHYREAMIALSHLPHVRRVAIQTNLCIGTRWLERVDTRSFALWCTYHPSQVSLRAFVDRCLDLRRRGIRFSVGMVALRESFDEIERLRAMLPVDVPMWLNAYDQRTADYYDGADTARLTAIDPHFGYNLAPPPSVGAPCATGESVLSVNGDGDVRRCHFVAEPLGNLHDGSFAARLGPKPCPNPVCDCFIGYVHRKDLPFARDYADGQLERVPAR, encoded by the coding sequence ATGGACGCACCGCAGATTCCCGCATCGCAGTTGAGCGCGCTCGAAGACGGCCTGCCTTCGGCGCTGTCGCTGCTGTATCGCGGCAGATTGAGCAGCTGCAATTACGATTGCGACTATTGCCCGTTCGCGAAAACCCGCGACAGTCGCGCGACGCTGCAGCGCGACGCCGCGGACCTCGCGCGCTTCGTCGATTGGGCCGCGCGGCAGACGACGACGCTGTCGATCCTGTTCACGCCGTGGGGCGAGGGGCTGGTGCGCAAGCACTATCGCGAAGCCATGATCGCGCTCAGCCATCTGCCGCACGTGCGACGCGTCGCGATACAGACCAATCTGTGCATCGGCACGCGCTGGCTGGAGCGTGTCGATACGCGGTCGTTCGCGCTGTGGTGCACGTACCACCCGAGCCAGGTATCGCTGCGCGCCTTCGTCGACCGCTGCCTGGACCTGCGCCGCCGTGGAATCCGTTTCAGCGTCGGCATGGTCGCATTGCGCGAATCGTTCGATGAGATCGAGCGCCTGCGCGCGATGCTGCCGGTGGACGTGCCGATGTGGCTCAACGCCTACGATCAGCGCACTGCGGACTATTACGATGGGGCCGATACCGCGCGGCTCACCGCCATCGATCCGCACTTCGGCTACAACCTTGCGCCGCCGCCCAGCGTGGGGGCGCCCTGTGCGACCGGCGAATCGGTGCTGTCGGTGAACGGCGACGGCGACGTGCGCCGCTGTCATTTCGTGGCCGAGCCGTTGGGGAATCTCCATGACGGCAGTTTCGCCGCACGCCTCGGGCCGAAACCTTGCCCGAATCCGGTCTGCGACTGCTTCATCGGCTATGTTCACCGCAAGGACCTGCCGTTCGCGCGCGATTACGCCGACGGCCAACTGGAACGCGTCCCGGCGCGCTGA